In bacterium, the sequence GTGGTCGTGCCTGAGGCGGCGTGAACGCGGCGACAGCCGGGACGGGGCGGCAATGACCGGGAAGATCGCGGTCGGCGGCATCACGAGGATCGACGGGCTGGTGCTGATCCGCATCCTGGGCGCGAACGTCGCTCACGGACTCGAAGGGCGGGCGCTGTCGGCGCTGGGCCACAAGGGTATCAACCTGACCTGCGTGTCGTCGCTGCTGGACCACGAGGGCGCAACAACGTCGGCTTTGCCGTCGGGGTGGGCGACCTGGACCAGACACTGGGCATCCTGCAATCGTTGCAGGACGAGCTGCAGGCGCGCTCGATCGAGGTGCAGCGCCGCTGCGCCGCCATCTCGATCTACGGTCCCCATTTCAGCGAACGACCGGCCATCGCCGGCGCCGTTTTCCAGGCCACGGGCGAGGCCGGGGTCGAGATCCGCATGATCGCGACGTCCCTGTCGACCGTCTCATTCCTGACCAGCGAGGAACAGGCGGACCTGGCCGTCCAGAAGCTCCAGGAGCACTTCCTGGTGCCCTGAGGGCCTTTCCGGGGCCGTTCCGGGGCTGTTCCGGCGCGAATCGGGGGGCATGCCCGCCCCGGGCGGCGGGGCCGCAGGCCGCCCCGCGACTGAATAATTTGATGCAACTTTTACGGAATCCGTGTGTTACCTTGGGATCTCGACGGGGGGCCGCAGGTGCGGGCCCCGGTTTTTATTGACGAAACCCGTAACGCTGAATCCGCAACGCCAAACCTGTGGCGCCAGGTCGCGCCCGAGGATGTCAATGACCCCGCCAGCCAAGGTCTATTTCGACCGTAATGAGAACCGCTACGGTCCCGCCCCTGCCTGCATGCAGGTGTTGAGGGAGGCGGAAGGTGAGCTGCTCTTCAACTACAGCCGCACCTTCCAGCGCGGGTACTACAGTGAGCTCTCGGCGCGGCTGGCGGCCATCCACGGCGTTGATGAGCAGCGGATCATCCTCGGATACGGTTGCGAGGACATCCTCAAGGAGGCCGTGCACCACTTCCTGCCGGCCGGTCGCGCGGTGCTGATCCCGTCCGCGTCGTGGTGGTACTACCATGCCGTGGCGGCTGAAGTCGGCGGCGTGACGACGGAGTACCCGCTGCGCCCGGTGCGGAACCGCTACGAGTACGATGTCGAGGCCCTGCTGCGCCTGCGCGAGACCGCGGACCCGGCGCTCGTCCTGCTGGCTTCCCCGAACAACCCGACCGGCAATTCGCTCGGGCGGTCGGATCTCCGGCGGCTGCTCGAGGCCTATCGCGGCGTGCCTTTCGTGCTGGACCAGGCGTACTTCGGCTTTACGCCCGCGGCGCAGGACGATGTCGGCGCCCTGACGGGCGAGTTCGGCGACCTCCTGGTCCTGCGCACCTTCAGCAAGCTCTATGCGCTGGCCGGCGTGCGGATCGGCTACGCCCTCTGCGGGAACGACCTCGAGGTGTTCCGCCGGTTCTGTGCGCGTAACCTCGGCTACAACCGGATCTCCGAGAAGCTGGCGCTGGCTGCCCTCGACAGCCCCGGCTACTACCGCGACGTTGCTGCGGGAATGTCGCGGTCGCGCCAGCAGCTGTACGACCTGTTCGGGTCGCTTCCCGGCTGCGCCGTCTACGAGTCGGAGGCGAATTTCGTCCTCGTCAAGATGCCGCCCGAGATGGCGGTGCTGCTCGAGCGCGAATTGAATGCCCGCGGCATGATCGTCAAGTTCCTCAAGGAAACCGGCTTCACCGACCACGCGCGGATCAGCCTCGGCAACGCGGAGGAAACCGACCAGCTGGTCGCCGCCATCGGGTCGCTGCTGGCGCGCCCGGCCGTCCGCTCCCGTGCGATCGGGGAATCGGCATGACGAGCTGGGCTGGCCGCTGGCTGGCCGACTACCGACGCATGCTGAAAGGCCCGGAACTGGAGGAGCCGTTCGACGTCTGGCTCTACCGGCCCCTGGCCTACCTTCTCGTCAAGGTGATCGCACCGACTCCCATCACGCCCAACCAGGTCACCGCCTTCAATCTCCTGCCGGGCCTTGCTGCTGCGTGGTGCTACTGGCAGGGGACGCCCGGCGGCTATCTCGCCGGCGCGGTCCTGCTGTTCGCCACCAACGTCATCGACTGCGTCGACGGCATGCTGGCCCGTGTGCGCGGCGCCGGGTCGGTGACCGGTTATATCCTCGATGGACTCGCCGACTACATCATCCAGGTTTCCCTGTTCGTCGCGCTGCTGCATGGAGTCGCCGTGACCGAGGGCGATCCGTGGCTCAGCCTGGCCTGCGGCGTGCCGGCCGGCCTGGTCTTCGCCTGGTGGTGCGCACGGCTCGACCTGCTGCGCGGCGAGTGGCTGGCCAGGGTCCACGGCCGCCGTCGCGATCCGCACGCGGAACTCGCCGCGCTTCGCCGCGAAGCCGAGCAGTGGCGCCGGCAGGGTGGACATCACCTGGAGCGCGCCCTGGTGGGAGCTTTCGGCATCTATGTGCGGCTCTGGTATCGCGGCGGGGATTCCGACCCGGCGACCGTCGCCGATGAACCCCTGGCCGAGTGGATGTGCCGCAAGCGGCCCGTTCTGCGGCTGGCGGTCCTGATGGGCCCATCGACCCATATCACGCTGATCGTGATCGCCGGCCTGCTGGCGCGACCCCTCTGGTATCTCTGGACGGCGCTCGTACTGGGTGCCTTCTGGGGCGCCATGGTGCTGGGCCTGCAGGCTGTCCGGGAGCGCGGGTCCCTTGTCCGGACTTCCTGAGGAGATGGTCTTGCAAGTGCTGCTGCTGGCCGCGGGCCAGGCGACCCGTTTGCGGCCGCTGACCGACGACCGACCCAAGTGCCTGCTCGAAGTCGGCGGCCGCCCGATCGTGTCGCGGGCCGTGGCCCAGCTCCTGTCGCGCGGCCTGCGGCAGATCACGATCGTCGACGGCTACCGCGGTGACATGATCCGCGCGACGCTCGCAGCGGAGTTCCCCGACGTCGCCTTCCGCTTCATCCGCAACGAGGACTTCGCAACGACCAACAACGCGTGGTCGATGCACCTGGCCGCAGACCTGCCGCCCGGCCCGCTCATGCTTCTCGATTCCGATATCGTGTTCGACACCGGCGTGCTCGACCTGCTGCTCGCCCATCCGGCGCCCAGCCGGCTGGCCCTGCGGACGCGGGGCGAGATCGGGCAGGAGGAGATGAAGGTCGTCCTTGACGGCACCGGCCTGGTGCGGGCGCTCGGCAAGGAGCTGGAGCCGTCCGCAGCGGCGGGCGAATCGGTCGGGATCGAGGTCTTCGCGGCCGATTTCGTCGCCGCGCTCTGGCCGGTCCTCCGTCGTCGTCTCCACGAGGAACAGCGCGTGGGCGAATACTACGAGGACGCCTTCCTCGAGTTGATCGGGGCCGGGTGGCCGGTGGCCGCCGTGGACATCGGGGCCCTGGCCTGCCGCGAGATCGACACGGTCGCCGACCTGGAGGCCGCCCGCACGGAGTTCAGTGACCCATGATGACTGCCACCGCCTGGGGATTCCTGCTCGGCTGGGTCGGCTCGATGCCGATCGCCGGCGCTGTCTCCGTCTTCATCGTACAGCGCGGGCTGGCCGGCAGGTGGCGGAACGGCCTGGCAATGGCGCTGGGTTCGGCGATCGTCGAAGGCGCCTGGTGCCTGCTCGTGCTGGTCGGCGCGTCGCGCGTGCTCGGGCGCTGGCCGCTGGTTGCCGATTTCGCGCGGGCGATCGGCGGCATGGTGGTCACGGGCCTCGGCGTCTATTTCCTGCGCCGGCACACATCGCTGCCGACTGCGGGCCGCATCCCCGACCCGCCGCGCCGGAGCCTGGGCGGCGACTTCCGCAACGGCGCCGTGCTGGTCGCCGCGAATCCGCTGGTGCCCGTCAACTGGCTGGCCCTGGTGACCGCCGCGGCCTCGCTCGGCCTGGACCCCAACGTTTCACCACCGCGGTTCGCGGCCGGCGTGTCGTTCGGCGTCGTTTCCTGGTTCACGACGATGCTCTGGGTGCTTTCGTCCGTGCGGCATCGCCTGTCGGCACGCCAGCTTGACCGGATCATGCACGGGCTCGGCGCGGTCCTGGTGGTGGCCGGCGTGCTGGTGATCTGGCGCGAGATCGCGATGCACTACTAGTAGTCGAAGCTCGACCCCCCGATAAACTCCCGCAGGATCGACGTTGGCGGCACCTGGCTGGCGTCGATCGGCAGCAGCAGCGAAAGCTGCTCGATCAGCGTGCGTGCCAGCCAGTAGAACGGGTCGTCCGGCTCGACCCCCGCCAGCCGGGGTTCGGCCCACAGCTTCAGGACCGGCAGTTCGTAGGTGAGCCCCGAATTGAAGAACAGGTCGGCGTTGTTCTGGTACGGGAAGATGTGCAGTTCCTCGCCCTGCCTGACCTTCGGCCAGCGCGCCAGCGTCTGGCTGGCGGTGTAGCCGCGGTACTGGGCGTCGCGCACGATGCGGCGGAACAGCCGGCTGTGCGTGGTCTTGATGTAGCTGTGGCTGTCGATGTTCAGGTGGCTCAGCGCCGAGACATAGATCTGCAGCTTGTCTCCGGCGGCCACCGAAGCCGTGAGCGCCGGGTTCAGGGCGTGGATGCCCTCGACGATGAGCGGCTGGCCCGCAGCCAGGCGCGTGGCCGTCGCCGATTCGCGTCCGGTCCCGCTGCGGAAGTCGAACTCCGGCAGGTGCACTTCGCGACCGGCCAGCAGATCCTCGAGGTGCTGGTTGAAGAGGTCGATCTTCAGCGCGCCCAGCGCTTCAAAGTCGAAGTCGCCGTCCGGTCCCCGCGGGGTCGCCTCGCGATCGACGAAGTAGTTGTCGAGCGACAGCGCGAACGGCTTCAGGCCGAGCACCCGCAACTGCACCATCAGGCGCTTGGCGCTGCTCGTCTTGCCCGAGCTGGACGGGCCCGCCAGCAGCACCAGGCGCCCGCGCACGGGCAGTCCGGCCACGCGCTGCGCCGCCTCGACGAAGAACTGGTTGTGCCGCGCCTCGGCCACCTGGATCAGTTCGCCCGTGCGGCCGTCGACGATGTGCTGGTTCAGATGCCCCGTGTCCGGCACGCCGATCATGTCGACCCAGCGCGAGTCCTCGCGCAGCGTCTCGAGCAGCTTGGGCTGGCGCCGGAAGGCGGGTACGGTCTCGGGGCGTCCCTTCTCGTTGGTCAGGAGCACGAAGCCGGGCGCCTCGGGCACCAGATGAAAGGCCTTCAGGTAGCCGGTGGAGGGCAACTGGCGGCCATAGTACATCAGCCGCGCGCCTTCCATGCGGTACATGACCAGCGTGTCGCGACGCAGGTACTTCGCCGAACGCCAGGCGCGCTCGTCGCCGTTGCGACGGAGGATCTTCAGCAGAGCGCGCAGGCCGAAACGCTGCGGCGTGAGCGGCAGGTCCTGCGCCACGAGATCGCGCATGCGGTTCTCCAGCAGGGCGATCTCGTCTACCGACAGCGGCTCGGGGCGTTCGAGTTCGCAGTACATGCCGCTGTCGTAGCTGAAATGGAAATACAGGGGGTTCTCGGGGAACAGCTGCTCGGCGGCGACGGCGGCCACGAACTGCACCGTGCGCTGGATGGTGCTCTGCGCCTGCGGATCGCGCAGGCGGATCAGGCGCACCCGTTCGTCGCTCGACAAGGGTTCGGCCAGAGGTGTGCGACGACCGTTGATCGAGGCCAGCGACACCGGGTTGTCACCTTGCAGCCAGTTCGGGTGGGCCTGCTCGAGGTACTGCAGGACAGTGATGCCCGAGGCGACCTCGATCCGCCGCCCGTCCAGCTCGATCGTGATCATCTCCGTCGCCATGCCGTTGCCCTTCCGCTTCCGGGGCTAGTCCCGGTTGCCGCGCTTGCCCTTGCCCGCACCATCGCCGCCAGCACTCGCGTTGCCGGCGCCCTTGTCCCTGGCCGGCGCTGCCGGCGTTGGCGGCGCGGCAGGAGCGGACGCACCGGTGTCACCGCCCGCGCCACTGTCCTTCGGCGCGGAACCGGCCTCGGCAGTTCCTTCCTTCGGCCGGGAACGGTTCGCCTTGCGCGAATCGTTGATGTAGAATCCGTCTCCCTTGAAGAGGACTCCCAGGCCGCCGCTGATCTGCAGCTCGACCTTGCTGCGGCAAAGGGGGCAGCGTTGGCGCCGCGGCGCCGACATGGGCTTGAATTCGGTCGTCAACTCGCCGCAGCGCGTGCACTTGTACTCGTAGGTGGGCAAGGTGTGTGCTCCCCGGCGCCGGTTGGGTGGCATGGTTCCGCGCCGCGGGCCCGGCGGGCCGCGCGCGACGGCAGGCGAGCGGCAACAAGCGGCCATGATCGCCGACCAGCGGCCGAAACGCCAGTTCCCGGTTGGCGGCGATGCGAGGGCGGACTTCACAGGAAGCGGGGCGCGATGAAAGTGGCGATCAACGGGTTCGGCAGCCGGGGGCGCGCGGTGTT encodes:
- a CDS encoding ACT domain-containing protein produces the protein MGDLDQTLGILQSLQDELQARSIEVQRRCAAISIYGPHFSERPAIAGAVFQATGEAGVEIRMIATSLSTVSFLTSEEQADLAVQKLQEHFLVP
- a CDS encoding histidinol-phosphate aminotransferase family protein, giving the protein MTPPAKVYFDRNENRYGPAPACMQVLREAEGELLFNYSRTFQRGYYSELSARLAAIHGVDEQRIILGYGCEDILKEAVHHFLPAGRAVLIPSASWWYYHAVAAEVGGVTTEYPLRPVRNRYEYDVEALLRLRETADPALVLLASPNNPTGNSLGRSDLRRLLEAYRGVPFVLDQAYFGFTPAAQDDVGALTGEFGDLLVLRTFSKLYALAGVRIGYALCGNDLEVFRRFCARNLGYNRISEKLALAALDSPGYYRDVAAGMSRSRQQLYDLFGSLPGCAVYESEANFVLVKMPPEMAVLLERELNARGMIVKFLKETGFTDHARISLGNAEETDQLVAAIGSLLARPAVRSRAIGESA
- a CDS encoding CDP-alcohol phosphatidyltransferase family protein; the protein is MTSWAGRWLADYRRMLKGPELEEPFDVWLYRPLAYLLVKVIAPTPITPNQVTAFNLLPGLAAAWCYWQGTPGGYLAGAVLLFATNVIDCVDGMLARVRGAGSVTGYILDGLADYIIQVSLFVALLHGVAVTEGDPWLSLACGVPAGLVFAWWCARLDLLRGEWLARVHGRRRDPHAELAALRREAEQWRRQGGHHLERALVGAFGIYVRLWYRGGDSDPATVADEPLAEWMCRKRPVLRLAVLMGPSTHITLIVIAGLLARPLWYLWTALVLGAFWGAMVLGLQAVRERGSLVRTS
- a CDS encoding phosphocholine cytidylyltransferase family protein; this encodes MQVLLLAAGQATRLRPLTDDRPKCLLEVGGRPIVSRAVAQLLSRGLRQITIVDGYRGDMIRATLAAEFPDVAFRFIRNEDFATTNNAWSMHLAADLPPGPLMLLDSDIVFDTGVLDLLLAHPAPSRLALRTRGEIGQEEMKVVLDGTGLVRALGKELEPSAAAGESVGIEVFAADFVAALWPVLRRRLHEEQRVGEYYEDAFLELIGAGWPVAAVDIGALACREIDTVADLEAARTEFSDP
- a CDS encoding LysE family transporter, whose protein sequence is MMTATAWGFLLGWVGSMPIAGAVSVFIVQRGLAGRWRNGLAMALGSAIVEGAWCLLVLVGASRVLGRWPLVADFARAIGGMVVTGLGVYFLRRHTSLPTAGRIPDPPRRSLGGDFRNGAVLVAANPLVPVNWLALVTAAASLGLDPNVSPPRFAAGVSFGVVSWFTTMLWVLSSVRHRLSARQLDRIMHGLGAVLVVAGVLVIWREIAMHY
- a CDS encoding nucleoside kinase; this translates as MATEMITIELDGRRIEVASGITVLQYLEQAHPNWLQGDNPVSLASINGRRTPLAEPLSSDERVRLIRLRDPQAQSTIQRTVQFVAAVAAEQLFPENPLYFHFSYDSGMYCELERPEPLSVDEIALLENRMRDLVAQDLPLTPQRFGLRALLKILRRNGDERAWRSAKYLRRDTLVMYRMEGARLMYYGRQLPSTGYLKAFHLVPEAPGFVLLTNEKGRPETVPAFRRQPKLLETLREDSRWVDMIGVPDTGHLNQHIVDGRTGELIQVAEARHNQFFVEAAQRVAGLPVRGRLVLLAGPSSSGKTSSAKRLMVQLRVLGLKPFALSLDNYFVDREATPRGPDGDFDFEALGALKIDLFNQHLEDLLAGREVHLPEFDFRSGTGRESATATRLAAGQPLIVEGIHALNPALTASVAAGDKLQIYVSALSHLNIDSHSYIKTTHSRLFRRIVRDAQYRGYTASQTLARWPKVRQGEELHIFPYQNNADLFFNSGLTYELPVLKLWAEPRLAGVEPDDPFYWLARTLIEQLSLLLPIDASQVPPTSILREFIGGSSFDY